The window GTGGCATCCACACGCTGAATATATTTCTCTGTTAATTTTAACGGCATAGCCCCCAAGTTAATCATTTTCGCTACAGTAGTTGCTCCCGCAACACTTGTTTGAGTAATGATAGCAGAGTCACTATCAATCGGAAAATTCACTGAGGCTGAAGATTCCAGTTTTTCATCCAAATAAATGGATAACGTACTACCAGTAAGCTTGGTCGTAACTTCTTTAAACTTCTCTCTGCTCTTCATCTTGATTTCAACAATCGGTTGATTCGTATTCGGATCGTAGCTAACTTTAGCAGCGTTCTCAACAAAATCAGTTCCGTTCATATAAACCGTTCCATCCGGACCTCTAAAGGTAAGAACAGCAGGCTTGGATAATAAGCTTCTGACTTCTTCCTCATTTTCAACACCCGCAAGACGTACACGAATGCGATCTGATCCTTCCGGATAAACCTCAGGTTCGGCTACACCAAATGAGTCAGCACGTTTGGCAAGGCTTTCTGCCGCTTCAGAAAGCGTCTCCTTTGTAAGCGGTTGACCAGCTGCCAAGGGCTCTGCGGTGTACAAAATTTCAAACCCGCCTTTTAAATCCAATCCAAGCTTAATTCGATCTACTAGACTAGGGCTTGTTGCTCCGATCGCTCCGAGAACAACAACAACCGTTAGAATAAAGAACGATATTCTTTTCCAATCCACCATCTCTTGCTTGTCTCCCTTCCATACTCAATATGCCTATTATACTCAGGTCTGAAAATCGAGTCAATTTAAGTCGTTTCATGAAAAAATAAGCCCATTCTTAGAATTGGGCTCCTTTATACATACTAATCGTCATCCAGTTCATGAACGCCGTTGATTTGAGCGACAAAATGTCATTTACGATTTGATGAAGCGAAGGGACACCCGTTTTGCGGTATTTGTCGCTAACGCAATCCCATATATCTTTACCACTCACGTGCTCGTAGCCAAGCATAACAAATTCTTCAACTTTGCTTAAACATAAGCTTTCGATAAGCTCATTAAGTTCCAGATCAGTAAGGGAAACCTGTTCTTCCTCAGAGTCAATGGATGCTGTCTCGCTAGCCTCTACCTGTTCATTCTTCTTGTCCTCAGGATGATGAGGTACTTGATCGTTATCTTCTCCGTTCATTGGGAGAACCTCCTAAGGTGTGATTTACCTTTACTCATTAGAATAATTCGATATTCATCCACCATTTTCCTGCCAAACTGTGACCTGTCCACAAAATGTTAGCATGAGCTTGGCCAACCCTCGCATAGTCATAGGATATGACACGTATCGGAAGAGGGAATGGCAGTGACCAAGCAGTCGTTTATTAGAGGCACGATGATCCTGTTAGCCGCAGGCATTTTGAACCGTATTCTTGGCTTTATACCTAGGATTACTTTACCACGTGTCATCGGTGCTGAAGGTATCGGTATTTATCATATGGGTTGGCCATTCTTGTCCGTTATCTTAACTATTATAACAGGCGGGATACCTGTTGCGATTGCCAAGTTGATAGCAGAAGCAGAGGCTGAACACAACGAAACGAGAATACGCAGCATTCTAAAAATCTCGTTAGCTATTACCATCAGTCTCAGTGTCGTATTTACGATCGCTTGTGTCGTAGGAGCTTCGTGGATTACATCTCATTTATTAACAGACTCACGAGTTTACTACACGTTCCTTTGTATGAGTCCAATGATCCCGATCATCGGTATCTCCGCTGTTTATCGCGGCTATTTTCAGGGAAGACAGAATATGATCCCTACCGCTACTTCTCAAATTATGGAGACACTCATCCGTATTGTCATGGTTCTCGTTTGTTCGTATGTAATGATCCCCTATGGGATCGAATATGCAGCAGCTGGTGCGATGACGGGTGTCCTAGCGGGAGAAATTGGCGGCCTAGTCGTCTTAGCCATCCATTTCAAGTACGACAAGAAAACATCTCCTAAAGCCCCTATTGCGCAAATTGGAACGAATAAAACGAATGGCAGACTTTCTAATTTTCGTAGAATTATGCGAATTTCAATCCCTATAACAGGAAGTAAATTGATTGGGGCAAGCTCCTATCTGCTGGAATCCATTCTGATTGCACAAAGTCTAGCTATTGCGGGTATCTCAACTTCATTGGCAACAGCCCAATACGGCGCCTTACAAGGGATGATTATCCCTATTATACTTCTGCCTAGCGCACTTACGATGTCATTGTCGGTCTCTCTCGTTCCCTCCTTAAGCGAAGCAGCCGCCCGCAAAGATATCAAAACCATTCACATGCGGCTGCATCAATCCTTAAAGCTGGCTTTAGTAACTGGTGCTCCATTTGCTGTCCTTATGTTCGTTCTTGCAGAACCGATCTGTACATATATGTACAATCAACCTGAAGTAGGAGTCATGCTGAAAATGATGGCTCCTATCGCCATATTTATTTATTTTCAAGCTCCGTTACAGTCCGCCTTACAGGCTTTGAACAAGCCAGGATCCGCTTTAATCAACACCTTGATTGGCTCATCTGTTAAGCTTATTCTCATATATTGGCTAGCCAGCAAGCCGGAAATGGGTATTCACGGAGCTGTTTTCGCCATTAATGTGAATATCGTCTTGGTAACGCTTCTGCATTGGAATAGTGTTGTACGCCT is drawn from Paenibacillus sp. V4I7 and contains these coding sequences:
- the secD gene encoding protein translocase subunit SecD, encoding MDWKRISFFILTVVVVLGAIGATSPSLVDRIKLGLDLKGGFEILYTAEPLAAGQPLTKETLSEAAESLAKRADSFGVAEPEVYPEGSDRIRVRLAGVENEEEVRSLLSKPAVLTFRGPDGTVYMNGTDFVENAAKVSYDPNTNQPIVEIKMKSREKFKEVTTKLTGSTLSIYLDEKLESSASVNFPIDSDSAIITQTSVAGATTVAKMINLGAMPLKLTEKYIQRVDATLGKASLHQTARAGLIASILIFIFMVAYYRAPGVVAAFTLITYVWVLLAIFDFMDATLTLPGIAALVLGAGMAVDANIITYERIREEIRAGKSILSSLKSGSKHSFRTIMDANVTNLIAGIVLYYVGNGAIRGFAVITMMSIIISILTNVLFSRWLLHLIIRGNLLKKPSYFGVKEADIRGL
- a CDS encoding post-transcriptional regulator; this encodes MNGEDNDQVPHHPEDKKNEQVEASETASIDSEEEQVSLTDLELNELIESLCLSKVEEFVMLGYEHVSGKDIWDCVSDKYRKTGVPSLHQIVNDILSLKSTAFMNWMTISMYKGAQF
- the spoVB gene encoding stage V sporulation protein B; this translates as MTKQSFIRGTMILLAAGILNRILGFIPRITLPRVIGAEGIGIYHMGWPFLSVILTIITGGIPVAIAKLIAEAEAEHNETRIRSILKISLAITISLSVVFTIACVVGASWITSHLLTDSRVYYTFLCMSPMIPIIGISAVYRGYFQGRQNMIPTATSQIMETLIRIVMVLVCSYVMIPYGIEYAAAGAMTGVLAGEIGGLVVLAIHFKYDKKTSPKAPIAQIGTNKTNGRLSNFRRIMRISIPITGSKLIGASSYLLESILIAQSLAIAGISTSLATAQYGALQGMIIPIILLPSALTMSLSVSLVPSLSEAAARKDIKTIHMRLHQSLKLALVTGAPFAVLMFVLAEPICTYMYNQPEVGVMLKMMAPIAIFIYFQAPLQSALQALNKPGSALINTLIGSSVKLILIYWLASKPEMGIHGAVFAINVNIVLVTLLHWNSVVRLLKFRMEGSDFGKIGAAMALSGLCSYFIMYTSWTSTDWLRFVTSFVIGFIVYLVFITLFRLISLKDISRLMNMGKKIIR